A single region of the Phycisphaerae bacterium RAS1 genome encodes:
- a CDS encoding putative peptidase, with protein sequence MTAAHAVPDVHAARLASVREDLSKKKLDALLVQNRADQYWLTGFTGEDGFVILSHKHVVLLTDGRFDETADREAPWARKVIRQKRTADETVRELKRMKIGRLGFEPSHMSVLAFGELKKLAKSSRLVAASGIIRTRRLIKDAREVTLIRNAIHAAEEAFRRVRHDIRPGMTEREVAAKLIYEMHVLGASEPAFGPIVAAGPNASLPHYEAGNRRISRGEPVLIDWGARVNWYVSDLTRVIWLDSIPPKSREILDVVRAAHDRAIAVIRPGVSAAAVDNAARAYIRKSGYGKQFRHSVGHGIGLDVHEGPGLRKTNKDPLKAGMVVTIEPGIYLPGVGGARIESDVLVTERGCEILSTLPLV encoded by the coding sequence ATGACGGCCGCTCATGCAGTGCCTGACGTTCACGCCGCACGTCTCGCCTCCGTTCGTGAAGACCTCTCCAAGAAGAAACTCGACGCCCTCCTGGTTCAAAACAGGGCGGACCAGTACTGGCTCACCGGCTTCACCGGCGAAGACGGCTTCGTCATCCTGTCGCACAAACACGTGGTGTTGCTGACGGACGGCCGATTCGACGAAACCGCCGACCGCGAGGCGCCCTGGGCTCGCAAGGTCATCCGCCAGAAGCGCACCGCCGACGAAACCGTGCGCGAACTGAAGCGCATGAAGATCGGCCGGCTCGGATTCGAACCCAGCCACATGAGCGTGCTCGCGTTCGGCGAGCTGAAAAAACTGGCGAAATCGTCGCGACTTGTGGCCGCCAGCGGGATCATCCGGACGCGGCGATTGATCAAGGACGCGCGCGAGGTGACGCTGATTCGAAACGCGATTCATGCCGCGGAAGAGGCGTTCCGGCGTGTGCGGCACGACATCCGTCCGGGCATGACCGAACGCGAGGTGGCCGCCAAGCTGATCTACGAGATGCACGTGCTGGGCGCGAGTGAGCCGGCCTTCGGCCCCATCGTGGCCGCCGGTCCGAACGCCTCGCTGCCGCACTACGAGGCGGGCAATCGGCGAATCTCGCGCGGCGAGCCGGTGCTGATCGACTGGGGCGCGCGGGTCAACTGGTACGTGAGCGACTTGACCCGTGTTATCTGGCTGGATAGCATCCCGCCCAAGTCGAGGGAAATCCTCGACGTTGTGCGCGCGGCGCACGACCGGGCGATCGCGGTCATTCGCCCGGGCGTGAGCGCTGCGGCGGTCGATAACGCCGCCCGCGCCTACATTCGTAAGTCCGGCTACGGAAAGCAGTTCCGGCATTCTGTGGGGCACGGAATCGGGCTCGATGTGCATGAAGGCCCCGGACTGCGGAAAACCAACAAGGACCCGCTCAAGGCCGGAATGGTCGTCACGATCGAACCCGGAATCTACCTGCCCGGCGTCGGAGGCGCCCGCATCGAGAGTGACGTGCTGGTCACGGAGCGCGGCTGTGAGATTCTCTCCACGCTCCCGCTTGTCTAG
- the accC gene encoding Biotin carboxylase, with the protein MFSRILIANRGEIALRVIRACRDLGIEVVAVYSKADRDAAYLHLANDAICIGGEAASSSYLNPAAILSAAEIADVQAIHPGYGFLSENPVFAQMCRDCKIEFIGPSAESMKALGNKVMAKKLAREAKVPLVPGSGGFVENEEAAVETAEKIGYPVMIKAAAGGGGRGMRPAHNEVTLRTNFRNARAEAEAAFKDGSLYIEKLVERPRHVEVQFLADKEGHTLHLWERDCSLQRRNQKLVEESPSPHISAKTRQKLCAAAVRLSKAAHYYGAGTCEFLVDADENFYFMEVNARVQVEHPVTELVTGIDIVQHQIRIAAGETLKLRQDDISQNGSAIECRINAESPEDGFRPCPGTIGEFIAPGGPGVRLDTHAYAGYTVSPHYDSMIAKLLVHRESREASLAAMRRALGEFIIKPIKTTIPLHRQIFEHSDFVNGNVDTNFIERAFFPVAR; encoded by the coding sequence ATGTTCAGCCGCATTCTGATCGCGAACCGTGGCGAGATCGCTCTGCGCGTCATCCGCGCCTGCCGCGATCTGGGCATCGAGGTCGTGGCCGTCTACAGCAAGGCCGACCGGGACGCCGCCTACCTGCATCTCGCCAATGACGCCATCTGCATCGGGGGTGAAGCGGCGTCCAGCTCATATCTGAATCCGGCGGCGATTCTGTCGGCGGCGGAGATCGCGGACGTGCAGGCGATTCACCCCGGCTACGGCTTTCTCTCGGAGAATCCAGTCTTCGCTCAGATGTGCCGCGACTGCAAGATCGAGTTCATCGGCCCGTCCGCCGAGTCGATGAAGGCCCTCGGCAACAAGGTGATGGCCAAGAAGCTCGCGCGCGAGGCCAAGGTGCCGCTCGTGCCCGGCAGCGGCGGCTTCGTCGAAAACGAAGAGGCGGCCGTCGAGACCGCAGAGAAGATCGGCTACCCGGTGATGATCAAGGCGGCGGCGGGCGGCGGCGGGCGCGGCATGCGCCCGGCGCACAATGAGGTGACGCTGCGCACCAATTTCCGCAACGCCCGCGCCGAGGCCGAAGCCGCCTTCAAGGACGGCAGCCTATATATCGAGAAGCTGGTCGAGCGCCCGCGGCACGTCGAAGTGCAGTTTCTGGCGGATAAGGAGGGTCACACGCTGCACCTGTGGGAGCGAGACTGCTCGCTGCAGCGCCGCAATCAGAAGCTGGTCGAGGAATCGCCCTCGCCGCACATCAGCGCCAAGACCCGCCAAAAGCTCTGCGCCGCGGCGGTGCGCCTGTCGAAAGCGGCGCACTACTACGGAGCGGGAACGTGCGAGTTTCTGGTGGATGCGGATGAGAACTTCTATTTCATGGAAGTGAACGCGCGCGTGCAGGTCGAGCACCCGGTCACCGAGCTCGTGACCGGCATCGACATCGTGCAGCACCAGATCCGCATCGCCGCCGGAGAGACGCTGAAGCTGAGGCAGGACGACATTTCGCAGAACGGCTCGGCGATCGAATGCCGCATCAACGCCGAGTCGCCGGAAGACGGCTTCCGCCCCTGCCCGGGGACGATCGGCGAGTTCATCGCCCCCGGCGGGCCGGGTGTGCGGCTGGACACGCACGCCTACGCGGGCTACACGGTCAGCCCGCACTACGATTCGATGATCGCCAAGCTGCTGGTGCACCGCGAGTCGCGCGAGGCGTCGCTGGCGGCGATGCGGCGGGCGCTGGGCGAGTTCATCATCAAGCCGATCAAGACGACCATCCCGCTTCATCGGCAGATATTCGAGCATTCCGATTTCGTGAACGGAAACGTCGACACAAATTTCATCGAGCGGGCGTTCTTTCCCGTCGCGCGCTAG
- a CDS encoding FtsX-like permease family protein: MTGLGDLWLLVRRSLRQHLLSTLVTVVSTALASGLVMAVFSISDQARRAFVGAPVGFDAVLGARGSQLQLVLNTLFHLETSPGNIPWSLYEAVRKRPYVELAVPYAVGDNYRGFRIVGTTDEMFSRFELEKGRRLTFAASDPAGRAFDPALREAVIGSFAAQQTGLHVGSRFNPYHGLQFDEAKRHDEEYVVVGVLAPSNSPSDRVIWIPIEGIFRMSDHVLRGGGQEYTARPGQAIPDEFREVSAVMLKFKTDERGRGREVGFVLEQEINRQGKVATLAFPIANVLRDLFDKIGWFHRVLALVAYLVVAVATGAILASIYNTLNERRREFAILRALGARRFTVFSVILVESAAIAAMGAAAGFGVFAAILGAAAAVIRAQTGVALDPLFYHPILWAAPLGMIALGALAGTLPAVKAYSTDVATNLTPTS; this comes from the coding sequence ATGACCGGACTGGGCGACCTGTGGCTGCTGGTGCGCCGCAGCCTGCGGCAGCACCTGCTCTCAACCCTGGTCACGGTGGTCTCCACCGCGCTGGCCAGCGGGCTGGTCATGGCCGTTTTCAGTATTTCCGATCAAGCCCGGCGGGCGTTTGTCGGAGCGCCGGTCGGCTTTGACGCGGTGCTGGGCGCTCGCGGCAGTCAGCTCCAGCTCGTGCTGAACACGCTGTTTCACCTGGAAACGTCGCCGGGGAACATCCCCTGGTCGCTTTACGAAGCCGTGCGCAAGCGGCCGTACGTCGAGCTGGCGGTTCCCTACGCCGTCGGCGACAACTATCGCGGCTTCCGCATCGTCGGCACGACGGACGAGATGTTCTCGCGGTTTGAGCTGGAGAAGGGCCGCCGGCTGACCTTTGCCGCATCGGACCCGGCGGGGCGGGCATTTGATCCGGCGCTGCGTGAAGCGGTGATCGGCAGTTTTGCTGCGCAGCAGACGGGACTGCACGTTGGATCGCGGTTCAATCCGTATCACGGCCTGCAATTCGACGAGGCGAAGCGGCACGATGAGGAGTACGTGGTGGTGGGAGTGCTGGCGCCGAGCAACTCGCCTTCCGACCGCGTGATCTGGATTCCGATCGAAGGCATATTCCGCATGAGCGACCACGTTCTGCGCGGCGGCGGGCAGGAATACACCGCCCGGCCGGGGCAGGCGATTCCGGACGAATTTCGAGAGGTCAGCGCGGTCATGCTCAAGTTCAAGACCGACGAGCGCGGGCGCGGGCGCGAGGTCGGGTTTGTGCTGGAGCAGGAGATCAACCGGCAAGGCAAGGTCGCGACGCTGGCGTTTCCGATCGCCAACGTGTTGCGCGACCTCTTCGACAAGATCGGCTGGTTCCACCGCGTGCTGGCGCTGGTGGCGTACCTGGTTGTGGCGGTGGCGACCGGGGCGATTCTGGCGTCGATCTACAACACGCTGAACGAGCGGCGGCGCGAGTTTGCCATCCTGCGGGCGCTGGGCGCGCGGCGCTTCACCGTCTTTTCCGTCATTCTGGTCGAATCCGCGGCGATTGCCGCGATGGGCGCGGCGGCCGGGTTCGGCGTCTTCGCGGCCATCCTGGGGGCGGCGGCCGCGGTAATCCGCGCGCAGACGGGCGTGGCGCTCGATCCGCTGTTTTATCATCCGATCCTGTGGGCGGCGCCGCTTGGCATGATCGCGCTGGGCGCGCTCGCCGGGACGCTGCCGGCCGTGAAGGCCTACTCGACCGACGTGGCGACGAATCTCACGCCGACGTCATGA
- the pulG_1 gene encoding Type II secretion system protein G precursor, translating to MSNVCRRPAFTLIELLVVVAIIALLVAILIPSLNGAKEQAKRALCLSNLKQIGAACKAYSAEDSREHATPIHKEDVTLGISYRQFISINPFAGGGRDAQQRFRILNSVTMMLDENDPVGRRWAAKTRPLNRYVFKNLGNADYKHLPMFHCPSDRGYPVNPLIDHSPPENATRACYDTLGNSYRYADACVIPYAGSIFQSFSFGAWGHRLSTLTNTGMLVQFGEPIWFNMNGPIIFVGDDFNPILAYGWHKRRMTDNVAYADGSARSTLVGKSIGVDEQTAAAMGLARLEASLLKRGANYRQDCYPTPGAHIMGVVSSLQWLGGYFNPNTWPLAGCEDNMRRTD from the coding sequence ATGAGCAACGTCTGCAGGCGCCCCGCATTCACGCTGATTGAGCTGCTGGTCGTCGTGGCGATCATCGCGCTGCTCGTGGCGATCCTGATTCCCAGCCTGAACGGCGCCAAGGAGCAGGCCAAGCGGGCGCTGTGTCTGTCCAACCTCAAGCAGATCGGCGCCGCCTGCAAGGCCTATTCCGCCGAGGACTCGCGCGAGCACGCCACGCCCATCCACAAGGAAGACGTCACGCTCGGCATCAGCTATCGCCAGTTCATCTCGATCAACCCGTTCGCCGGCGGCGGACGCGACGCGCAGCAGCGTTTTCGCATTCTGAACTCGGTCACGATGATGCTGGACGAGAACGACCCGGTCGGGCGGCGCTGGGCGGCCAAGACGCGGCCGCTCAACCGCTATGTGTTCAAGAACCTCGGGAACGCGGACTACAAGCACCTGCCGATGTTCCACTGTCCATCCGACCGCGGCTACCCGGTCAACCCGCTGATCGACCATTCGCCGCCGGAGAACGCGACGCGCGCCTGCTATGACACGCTGGGCAACAGCTACCGCTACGCCGACGCCTGCGTCATTCCCTACGCCGGCTCGATTTTCCAGTCCTTCTCCTTCGGCGCGTGGGGGCATCGGCTCTCGACGCTCACGAACACCGGAATGCTCGTGCAATTCGGCGAGCCGATCTGGTTCAACATGAATGGCCCGATCATCTTCGTCGGCGACGATTTCAATCCGATCCTGGCCTACGGCTGGCACAAGCGGCGGATGACCGACAACGTCGCGTACGCGGACGGCTCGGCCCGTTCGACCCTGGTGGGCAAGTCGATCGGCGTGGATGAGCAGACCGCCGCCGCGATGGGGCTCGCCCGGCTGGAAGCCAGCCTGCTGAAGCGCGGCGCGAACTACCGCCAGGATTGCTACCCAACGCCCGGCGCTCACATCATGGGCGTTGTCTCGTCGCTGCAGTGGCTCGGCGGCTACTTCAATCCAAACACCTGGCCGCTGGCCGGCTGCGAAGACAACATGCGCCGCACGGACTGA
- the gatC gene encoding Glutamyl-tRNA(Gln) amidotransferase subunit C encodes MSPERLEAEVRRVARLSRLNLSESEVREFAPQLGRILDYVRQVEQIDTTGVAPLAHPVPLRDVVRDDVPHEPLSPDQALANAPEREGEFFKVPAVLDPGAGA; translated from the coding sequence ATGTCCCCCGAACGGCTTGAAGCCGAAGTTCGCCGCGTGGCCCGCCTGTCGCGATTGAATCTCTCCGAATCTGAAGTCCGGGAATTCGCACCGCAACTGGGGCGAATCCTCGACTACGTCCGCCAGGTCGAGCAGATCGACACCACCGGCGTCGCACCGCTGGCGCATCCCGTTCCGCTCCGGGACGTCGTCCGAGACGACGTGCCGCACGAGCCGTTGTCGCCCGACCAGGCGCTGGCAAACGCCCCCGAACGCGAGGGCGAGTTCTTCAAGGTGCCGGCGGTTCTCGATCCAGGGGCGGGGGCGTAG
- the rpmB gene encoding 50S ribosomal protein L28, whose protein sequence is MGRYCPFTGKTVIFGRSISRRGKAKYLGGVGRKVTGISKRKFKPNIQKVRALINGKVRRVRVSAKAIRLGFITKPQRRVRPE, encoded by the coding sequence ATGGGTCGCTATTGCCCCTTTACCGGAAAAACCGTCATCTTCGGCCGCTCGATCTCCCGTCGCGGCAAGGCCAAATACCTGGGCGGCGTCGGTCGCAAGGTCACCGGAATCTCCAAGCGCAAGTTCAAACCCAATATCCAGAAGGTTCGCGCGCTCATCAACGGCAAGGTCCGCCGCGTCCGTGTCAGCGCCAAGGCCATTCGCCTGGGCTTTATCACCAAGCCGCAGCGCCGCGTCCGTCCGGAGTAA
- a CDS encoding putative multidrug export ATP-binding/permease protein, with the protein MTPSRRRYREFLAERYRQTDLNAPPDSARRGGPADAPRPDGKKPPSPLRKTYFREYLAWLRPFRGAIVAVFLLALVTGVLSLVTPTATMYIVDHILPSRDWAMLHLLGGSIFAMILVQQSLDLLKNWQTAKLNARVLFRLRQKLFNHLLRLPLHEISDMKTGGVTSRLSGDVDSLSGLVQMAIITPGVAGLKVALTIAALFWVNWRMAVGAILFLPPIVLLNLTYIKRIRPIYGSMRRDRSDIDARVVETFGGIRVVRAFRREAAEAKQYGFAHHVVIRKTLLARAYEYVVWAGWGFVIPLSALLIVWFGGALVLQGKATIGGIFAFQMYLLMLMNPVSNIVQSYGETQQALAAMERVFEILRRPADKPDRPGAISLECRGGRAHHSPATVESSVGTFEFERVTFGYRGDAPVLHDISLSVRGGMTVALVGPSGAGKTTVTNLVARFYDPDSGSIRLNGVDLRDIRLASYRRLLGLVQQDVFLFDGTIAENIAYARPSATPAQIADAARRANADGFIGAFAQRYETIIGERGVRLSGGQAQRISIARAILADPQILILDEATSNLDSESEQLIQQSMRELLAGRTTFVIAHRLSTVVSAHLIVVLDAGRVVETGTHDELLAGDSRYRAMVERQQRGMAAAREAQEADWLA; encoded by the coding sequence ATGACTCCCTCCAGGCGACGCTATCGCGAGTTCCTGGCCGAGCGCTACCGGCAGACCGACCTGAACGCCCCGCCGGACTCCGCGCGGCGCGGCGGGCCGGCCGACGCGCCGCGGCCCGATGGAAAGAAACCTCCCAGCCCGCTTCGAAAGACCTACTTTCGCGAGTATCTCGCCTGGCTCAGGCCGTTTCGCGGGGCGATCGTGGCGGTGTTTCTGCTGGCCCTGGTCACGGGCGTGCTCAGCCTGGTGACGCCGACGGCGACCATGTACATCGTCGATCACATCCTGCCTTCCCGCGACTGGGCGATGCTGCACCTTTTGGGCGGCTCGATTTTCGCGATGATCCTGGTTCAGCAATCGCTTGATCTGCTGAAGAACTGGCAGACCGCCAAGCTCAACGCCCGCGTGCTCTTCCGCCTGCGCCAGAAGCTCTTCAACCATCTGCTGCGCCTGCCGCTGCACGAGATTTCGGACATGAAGACCGGCGGCGTCACGTCGCGGCTTTCGGGCGACGTGGATTCGCTGAGCGGGCTGGTGCAGATGGCGATCATCACGCCCGGCGTCGCCGGGCTGAAGGTGGCGCTGACGATCGCGGCGCTCTTCTGGGTGAACTGGCGCATGGCGGTGGGGGCGATCTTGTTTCTGCCGCCCATCGTGCTCCTGAACCTGACGTACATCAAGCGCATCCGCCCGATTTACGGCAGCATGCGCCGCGACCGGTCGGACATCGACGCGCGCGTGGTCGAGACCTTCGGCGGCATTCGCGTTGTGCGCGCCTTTCGCCGCGAGGCCGCCGAAGCCAAGCAATACGGGTTTGCGCACCACGTCGTGATCCGCAAGACGCTCTTGGCGCGGGCGTATGAGTACGTCGTCTGGGCGGGATGGGGGTTCGTCATTCCTCTCTCGGCGCTGCTGATCGTCTGGTTCGGCGGCGCGCTGGTGCTCCAGGGCAAGGCGACGATCGGCGGGATCTTCGCATTTCAGATGTATTTGCTGATGCTGATGAACCCGGTCTCGAACATCGTGCAGAGTTATGGCGAGACGCAGCAGGCGTTGGCCGCGATGGAGCGCGTCTTTGAAATTCTCCGCCGCCCCGCCGACAAACCCGATCGGCCGGGGGCGATCTCGCTCGAATGTCGGGGGGGCCGTGCCCACCATTCGCCGGCGACGGTCGAGAGTAGCGTGGGCACGTTCGAATTCGAGCGCGTCACATTCGGCTATCGCGGTGACGCGCCAGTGCTGCACGACATTTCGCTCAGCGTGCGCGGCGGAATGACCGTGGCCCTGGTCGGACCGAGCGGCGCCGGCAAGACGACCGTCACGAATCTCGTCGCCCGGTTCTACGACCCCGACTCCGGCTCGATCCGCCTGAACGGCGTCGACCTGCGCGACATTCGGCTGGCGAGCTATCGCCGGCTGCTCGGGCTGGTGCAGCAGGATGTCTTTCTGTTCGACGGCACGATCGCGGAGAACATCGCCTACGCCCGTCCTTCCGCCACGCCGGCGCAGATTGCCGACGCCGCCCGCCGGGCCAATGCCGACGGATTCATCGGTGCTTTCGCGCAGCGCTACGAGACGATCATCGGCGAGCGCGGCGTGCGGCTGTCCGGTGGACAGGCGCAGAGGATCAGCATTGCCCGCGCCATCCTGGCCGACCCGCAGATCCTGATTCTCGACGAGGCCACGAGCAACCTGGACTCGGAGAGCGAGCAACTCATTCAGCAGTCGATGCGCGAGCTTCTCGCCGGCCGGACGACGTTCGTCATCGCCCACCGCCTCTCGACCGTGGTGAGCGCCCACCTGATCGTCGTGCTGGACGCCGGCCGCGTGGTCGAAACCGGCACGCACGACGAGCTGCTGGCCGGGGATTCGCGTTACCGCGCGATGGTCGAGCGCCAGCAGCGCGGCATGGCCGCCGCCCGCGAGGCGCAGGAAGCCGACTGGCTGGCCTGA
- the accB gene encoding Acetyl-CoA biotin carboxyl carrier, with amino-acid sequence MDIEYVKSLIEMMAANDLSRVEIHEGETHILLRRGQPVVSMPAMHTPVIAAPLPAVAAPPAAGAPAAASGAAPAALEPANEKLIRSPMVGTFYVAADPESPPFVKIGDQVGPDSVVCLIEAMKVFNEIKAETGGRITRVLVSNAQAVEFDQPLFAVV; translated from the coding sequence ATGGATATTGAATACGTCAAGAGCCTGATCGAGATGATGGCGGCGAACGACCTGTCTCGCGTTGAGATTCACGAAGGCGAGACGCACATCCTCCTGCGCCGCGGTCAACCGGTTGTCTCGATGCCCGCAATGCACACCCCGGTCATCGCCGCGCCGCTGCCAGCCGTTGCAGCGCCGCCGGCCGCGGGCGCGCCGGCCGCGGCCAGTGGCGCGGCGCCGGCGGCGCTGGAACCAGCGAATGAGAAGCTCATTCGTTCCCCCATGGTGGGCACGTTCTACGTGGCCGCCGATCCGGAGTCGCCGCCGTTCGTCAAGATCGGCGACCAGGTGGGCCCCGACTCGGTGGTGTGCCTGATCGAGGCGATGAAGGTCTTTAACGAGATCAAGGCGGAGACCGGCGGGAGGATCACGCGGGTTCTCGTGAGCAACGCCCAGGCGGTTGAATTCGACCAGCCGCTCTTCGCCGTCGTCTGA
- a CDS encoding lipoprotein NlpI, whose translation MNPDEIESALGEVGVLLEKGQAAEALQRLDEVDGQLADTDDRIEAASLRAWALSELDRTEEALDLLEPLLEQNPDAGRLYGALGIVLSNSDNLDEARKALETALEIDPHDEAAIANLGLVYEKMHDGKQAIQLYDRAIDMGVDIDWALQRKAAAQIELGDYDGAKGTLKRYLSLAPDDTAQWISLAILHSDDREYEQATACYEQAERLDGSSPALRMNWGVTAVREGRTDAAERQLAELRQIEPDSIRCRLLQAMILEQNGRTREATRCYESALAEADAQYADDRVFALELAMDYFVRHNARTRCEELFRTAYAENTCTVEICEAYRELTGRRAKRAAWYSLVLEGDWRPGLSQVYERGAPREGPFTRFLRNYQVVACDRDEAVSLSLDFARRMGETGLRVREFVGDEGLQDAVTGIYEVERDALVIAGEPPTP comes from the coding sequence ATGAACCCAGACGAAATCGAATCGGCCCTTGGCGAAGTGGGCGTGCTGCTGGAGAAGGGGCAGGCGGCCGAAGCGCTGCAGCGCCTCGACGAAGTCGATGGTCAACTGGCCGACACCGACGACCGCATCGAGGCGGCCTCGTTGCGAGCCTGGGCGCTTTCCGAGTTGGACCGCACCGAGGAGGCGCTCGACTTGCTCGAGCCGCTGCTGGAGCAGAATCCCGACGCCGGCCGGCTCTATGGGGCTCTGGGGATCGTCCTCTCCAACTCCGACAACCTGGACGAGGCCCGCAAGGCGCTCGAAACCGCGCTGGAGATCGACCCGCACGACGAGGCAGCCATCGCCAACCTCGGCCTGGTCTACGAAAAGATGCACGACGGCAAGCAGGCGATCCAGCTCTACGACCGCGCCATCGACATGGGCGTGGATATCGACTGGGCCCTGCAGCGAAAGGCCGCGGCCCAGATCGAACTGGGGGACTATGACGGCGCCAAGGGCACGCTCAAACGCTACCTGTCGCTGGCGCCCGACGACACCGCCCAGTGGATTTCGCTGGCCATTCTGCACAGCGACGACCGCGAGTATGAGCAGGCCACCGCCTGTTACGAGCAGGCCGAGCGGCTGGACGGCTCGTCGCCGGCCCTCCGCATGAACTGGGGCGTCACCGCGGTTCGCGAGGGCCGGACCGACGCGGCCGAGCGGCAACTGGCCGAGCTGCGGCAGATCGAGCCGGACTCGATTCGCTGCCGGCTCCTGCAAGCCATGATCCTGGAGCAGAACGGCCGCACGCGCGAGGCGACGCGCTGCTACGAGTCGGCTCTGGCCGAGGCCGATGCGCAATATGCCGACGACCGCGTCTTCGCGCTTGAGCTGGCGATGGACTATTTTGTGCGGCACAACGCCCGCACGCGCTGCGAGGAGCTGTTTCGCACCGCGTACGCGGAGAACACCTGCACGGTCGAAATCTGCGAGGCCTACCGCGAATTGACCGGGCGGCGCGCGAAGCGCGCCGCTTGGTATAGCCTGGTGCTCGAAGGCGACTGGCGGCCGGGGTTGTCGCAGGTCTACGAGCGCGGCGCCCCGCGCGAGGGGCCGTTCACCCGCTTCCTGCGGAACTACCAGGTGGTGGCCTGCGATCGTGACGAGGCCGTCAGTCTGAGCCTGGACTTCGCCCGCCGCATGGGCGAAACCGGCCTGCGCGTGCGCGAATTCGTCGGAGACGAGGGGCTTCAGGACGCGGTCACGGGCATCTACGAGGTCGAGCGCGATGCGCTGGTCATCGCCGGCGAGCCGCCGACTCCGTAG
- a CDS encoding putative ABC transporter ATP-binding protein codes for MAVLDVIDLVKAFVDPDGQRTPVIDVPRFAVDAGQQIALQGSSGSGKTTFLNLLAGILVPDRGRVMIDGHNMAAGSESQRDRLRAAAIGYVFQTFNLLQGFTALENVELGMMFGRGVDPRIARELLRRVGLADRLHYRPRQLSVGQQQRVAVARALANHPRLVLADEPTGNLDRHHGHEALTLIREICRENEAALLLVSHDPAVLAEFESVQALSAINRAVQPDTQPVGAAGTGGRA; via the coding sequence ATGGCTGTTCTCGATGTGATCGATCTCGTCAAGGCCTTTGTTGATCCTGACGGCCAGCGCACGCCCGTCATCGACGTGCCGCGTTTCGCGGTGGACGCCGGGCAGCAGATCGCGCTCCAGGGCAGCAGTGGATCGGGAAAGACGACATTTCTTAATCTGCTGGCCGGCATCCTCGTCCCTGATCGTGGCCGCGTGATGATTGATGGTCACAACATGGCCGCCGGAAGCGAGTCGCAGCGCGACCGCCTGCGCGCCGCCGCGATCGGGTACGTCTTCCAGACCTTCAACCTGCTGCAGGGGTTCACCGCGCTCGAAAACGTCGAACTCGGAATGATGTTCGGCCGCGGCGTCGACCCGCGCATCGCGCGTGAGCTGCTCCGGCGCGTCGGACTGGCGGATCGGCTGCACTACCGCCCGCGGCAGCTTTCGGTCGGCCAACAGCAGCGTGTCGCGGTGGCGCGGGCGCTGGCGAACCACCCGCGACTGGTGCTGGCCGACGAGCCGACCGGCAATCTCGACCGCCACCACGGCCATGAGGCCCTCACGCTTATTCGCGAGATTTGCCGCGAGAACGAGGCCGCTCTGCTGCTGGTGAGCCACGATCCGGCCGTACTGGCGGAGTTCGAGTCGGTGCAGGCGTTGTCGGCGATTAACCGCGCGGTGCAGCCCGACACGCAACCCGTCGGCGCAGCCGGCACGGGGGGGCGGGCATGA